From Diceros bicornis minor isolate mBicDic1 chromosome 8, mDicBic1.mat.cur, whole genome shotgun sequence, a single genomic window includes:
- the HNRNPDL gene encoding heterogeneous nuclear ribonucleoprotein D-like isoform X2, with the protein MEVPPRLSHVPPPLFPSAPATLASRSLSHWRPRAPRQLAPLLPSLAPSSARQGARRAQRHVTAQQPSRLAGGAAIKGGRRRRPDLFRRHFKSSSIQRAAAAAAAIRTARQHPPTDNSAAMEDMNEYSNIEEFAEGSKINASKNQQDDGKMFIGGLSWDTSKKDLTEYLSRFGEVVDCTIKTDPVTGRSRGFGFVLFKDASSVDKVLELKEHKLDGKLIDPKRAKALKGKEPPKKVFVGGLSPDTSEEQIKEYFGAFGEIENIELPMDTKTNERRGFCFITYTDEEPVKKLLESRYHQIGSGKANRALTARRLEGVAITKTITSHTKGGHWRKQRELHCRPCVTLTTSISGGRTLRAERKAYTRKRCPVEEIAKVTHLAGRH; encoded by the exons ATGGAGGTCCCGCCCCGGCTTTCCCATGTGCCGCCGCCATTGTTCCCCTCCGCTCCCGCTACTTTAGCCTCCCGCAGCCTCTCCCATTGGCGGCCGCGGGCGCCGCGGCAGCTCGCCCCGCTCCTCCCTTCGCTCGCTCCCAGCTCCGCCCGGCAGGGGGCGCGCCGAGCCCAGCGCCACGTCACCGCCCAGCAGCCCTCCCGATTGGCGGGCGGGGCGGCTATAAAGGGAGGTCGCAGGCGGCGCCCGGATCTCTTCCGCCGCCATTTTAAATCCAGCTCCATACAACGCGCCGCCGCTGCTGCTGCCGCGATTCGGACTGCGCGCCAGCACCCCCCGACCGACAACTCCGCCGCCATGGAGGACATGAACGAGTACAGCAACATAGAGGAATTCGCAGAGGGATCCAAGATCAACGCGAGCAAGAATCAGCAGGATGACGG TAAAATGTTTATTGGAGGCTTGAGCTGGGATACAAGCAAGAAAGATCTGACAGAGTATTTGTCTCGATTTGGGGAAGTTGTAGACTGCACGATTAAAACAGATCCAGTGACAGGAAGATCAAGAGGATTTGGATTTGTGCTTTTCAAAGATGCCTCTAGTGTTGATAAG GTTTTGGAACTGAAAGAACACAAACTGGATGGCAAATTGATAGACCCCAAAAGGGCCAAAGCTTTAAAAGGGAAGGAACCCCCCAAAAAGGTTTTTGTGGGTGGATTGAGCCCAGATACttcagaagaacaaattaaagaatattttggAGCCTTTGGAGAG ATTGAAAATATTGAACTTCCCATGGatacaaaaacaaatgaaagaagaggATTTTGTTTTATCACATATACAGACGAAGAGCCAGTAAAGAAATTGTTAGAAAGCAGATATCATCAAATTGGTTCTGGGAAG GCCAACAGAGCACTTACGGCAAGGCGTCTCGAGGGGGTGGCAATCACCAAAACAATTACCAGCCATActaaaggaggacattggagaaaACAG CGGGAACTTCATTGCAGGCCGTGTGTCACCCTGACCACGTCTATCTCTGGGGGTCGCACGTTGCGGGCAGAGCGCAAGGCATACACCAGAAAACGCTGTCCTGTG gaggAGATTGCTAAAGTAACCCATCTTGCAGGACGACATTGA
- the HNRNPDL gene encoding heterogeneous nuclear ribonucleoprotein D-like isoform X4 codes for MEVPPRLSHVPPPLFPSAPATLASRSLSHWRPRAPRQLAPLLPSLAPSSARQGARRAQRHVTAQQPSRLAGGAAIKGGRRRRPDLFRRHFKSSSIQRAAAAAAAIRTARQHPPTDNSAAMEDMNEYSNIEEFAEGSKINASKNQQDDGKMFIGGLSWDTSKKDLTEYLSRFGEVVDCTIKTDPVTGRSRGFGFVLFKDASSVDKVLELKEHKLDGKLIDPKRAKALKGKEPPKKVFVGGLSPDTSEEQIKEYFGAFGEIENIELPMDTKTNERRGFCFITYTDEEPVKKLLESRYHQIGSGKANRALTARRLEGVAITKTITSHTKGGHWRKQEEIAKVTHLAGRH; via the exons ATGGAGGTCCCGCCCCGGCTTTCCCATGTGCCGCCGCCATTGTTCCCCTCCGCTCCCGCTACTTTAGCCTCCCGCAGCCTCTCCCATTGGCGGCCGCGGGCGCCGCGGCAGCTCGCCCCGCTCCTCCCTTCGCTCGCTCCCAGCTCCGCCCGGCAGGGGGCGCGCCGAGCCCAGCGCCACGTCACCGCCCAGCAGCCCTCCCGATTGGCGGGCGGGGCGGCTATAAAGGGAGGTCGCAGGCGGCGCCCGGATCTCTTCCGCCGCCATTTTAAATCCAGCTCCATACAACGCGCCGCCGCTGCTGCTGCCGCGATTCGGACTGCGCGCCAGCACCCCCCGACCGACAACTCCGCCGCCATGGAGGACATGAACGAGTACAGCAACATAGAGGAATTCGCAGAGGGATCCAAGATCAACGCGAGCAAGAATCAGCAGGATGACGG TAAAATGTTTATTGGAGGCTTGAGCTGGGATACAAGCAAGAAAGATCTGACAGAGTATTTGTCTCGATTTGGGGAAGTTGTAGACTGCACGATTAAAACAGATCCAGTGACAGGAAGATCAAGAGGATTTGGATTTGTGCTTTTCAAAGATGCCTCTAGTGTTGATAAG GTTTTGGAACTGAAAGAACACAAACTGGATGGCAAATTGATAGACCCCAAAAGGGCCAAAGCTTTAAAAGGGAAGGAACCCCCCAAAAAGGTTTTTGTGGGTGGATTGAGCCCAGATACttcagaagaacaaattaaagaatattttggAGCCTTTGGAGAG ATTGAAAATATTGAACTTCCCATGGatacaaaaacaaatgaaagaagaggATTTTGTTTTATCACATATACAGACGAAGAGCCAGTAAAGAAATTGTTAGAAAGCAGATATCATCAAATTGGTTCTGGGAAG GCCAACAGAGCACTTACGGCAAGGCGTCTCGAGGGGGTGGCAATCACCAAAACAATTACCAGCCATActaaaggaggacattggagaaaACAG gaggAGATTGCTAAAGTAACCCATCTTGCAGGACGACATTGA
- the HNRNPDL gene encoding heterogeneous nuclear ribonucleoprotein D-like isoform X1, with protein sequence MEVPPRLSHVPPPLFPSAPATLASRSLSHWRPRAPRQLAPLLPSLAPSSARQGARRAQRHVTAQQPSRLAGGAAIKGGRRRRPDLFRRHFKSSSIQRAAAAAAAIRTARQHPPTDNSAAMEDMNEYSNIEEFAEGSKINASKNQQDDGKMFIGGLSWDTSKKDLTEYLSRFGEVVDCTIKTDPVTGRSRGFGFVLFKDASSVDKVLELKEHKLDGKLIDPKRAKALKGKEPPKKVFVGGLSPDTSEEQIKEYFGAFGEIENIELPMDTKTNERRGFCFITYTDEEPVKKLLESRYHQIGSGKCEIKVAQPKEVYRQQQQQQKGGRGAAAGGRGGTRGRGRGQGQNWNQGFNNYYDQGYGNYNSAYGGDQNYSGYGGYDYTGYNYGNYGYGQGYADYSGQQSTYGKASRGGGNHQNNYQPY encoded by the exons ATGGAGGTCCCGCCCCGGCTTTCCCATGTGCCGCCGCCATTGTTCCCCTCCGCTCCCGCTACTTTAGCCTCCCGCAGCCTCTCCCATTGGCGGCCGCGGGCGCCGCGGCAGCTCGCCCCGCTCCTCCCTTCGCTCGCTCCCAGCTCCGCCCGGCAGGGGGCGCGCCGAGCCCAGCGCCACGTCACCGCCCAGCAGCCCTCCCGATTGGCGGGCGGGGCGGCTATAAAGGGAGGTCGCAGGCGGCGCCCGGATCTCTTCCGCCGCCATTTTAAATCCAGCTCCATACAACGCGCCGCCGCTGCTGCTGCCGCGATTCGGACTGCGCGCCAGCACCCCCCGACCGACAACTCCGCCGCCATGGAGGACATGAACGAGTACAGCAACATAGAGGAATTCGCAGAGGGATCCAAGATCAACGCGAGCAAGAATCAGCAGGATGACGG TAAAATGTTTATTGGAGGCTTGAGCTGGGATACAAGCAAGAAAGATCTGACAGAGTATTTGTCTCGATTTGGGGAAGTTGTAGACTGCACGATTAAAACAGATCCAGTGACAGGAAGATCAAGAGGATTTGGATTTGTGCTTTTCAAAGATGCCTCTAGTGTTGATAAG GTTTTGGAACTGAAAGAACACAAACTGGATGGCAAATTGATAGACCCCAAAAGGGCCAAAGCTTTAAAAGGGAAGGAACCCCCCAAAAAGGTTTTTGTGGGTGGATTGAGCCCAGATACttcagaagaacaaattaaagaatattttggAGCCTTTGGAGAG ATTGAAAATATTGAACTTCCCATGGatacaaaaacaaatgaaagaagaggATTTTGTTTTATCACATATACAGACGAAGAGCCAGTAAAGAAATTGTTAGAAAGCAGATATCATCAAATTGGTTCTGGGAAG TGTGAAATCAAAGTTGCACAACCCAAAGAGGTATATAggcagcaacagcaacaacagaaaggaggaagaggtgctgcagCTGGTGGACGAGGTGGTACTAGGGGTCGTGGCCGAG GTCAGGGCCAAAACTGGAACCAAGGATTTAATAACTATTATGATCAAGGATATGGAAATTACAATAGTGCCTATGGTGGTGATCAAAACTATAGTGGCTATGGCGGCTATGATTATACTGGGTATAACTATGGGAACTATGGATATGGACAGGGATATGCAGACTACAGTG GCCAACAGAGCACTTACGGCAAGGCGTCTCGAGGGGGTGGCAATCACCAAAACAATTACCAGCCATActaa
- the HNRNPDL gene encoding heterogeneous nuclear ribonucleoprotein D-like isoform X3 — translation MEVPPRLSHVPPPLFPSAPATLASRSLSHWRPRAPRQLAPLLPSLAPSSARQGARRAQRHVTAQQPSRLAGGAAIKGGRRRRPDLFRRHFKSSSIQRAAAAAAAIRTARQHPPTDNSAAMEDMNEYSNIEEFAEGSKINASKNQQDDGKMFIGGLSWDTSKKDLTEYLSRFGEVVDCTIKTDPVTGRSRGFGFVLFKDASSVDKVLELKEHKLDGKLIDPKRAKALKGKEPPKKVFVGGLSPDTSEEQIKEYFGAFGEIENIELPMDTKTNERRGFCFITYTDEEPVKKLLESRYHQIGSGKCEIKVAQPKEVYRQQQQQQKGGRGAAAGGRGGTRGRGRGQQSTYGKASRGGGNHQNNYQPY, via the exons ATGGAGGTCCCGCCCCGGCTTTCCCATGTGCCGCCGCCATTGTTCCCCTCCGCTCCCGCTACTTTAGCCTCCCGCAGCCTCTCCCATTGGCGGCCGCGGGCGCCGCGGCAGCTCGCCCCGCTCCTCCCTTCGCTCGCTCCCAGCTCCGCCCGGCAGGGGGCGCGCCGAGCCCAGCGCCACGTCACCGCCCAGCAGCCCTCCCGATTGGCGGGCGGGGCGGCTATAAAGGGAGGTCGCAGGCGGCGCCCGGATCTCTTCCGCCGCCATTTTAAATCCAGCTCCATACAACGCGCCGCCGCTGCTGCTGCCGCGATTCGGACTGCGCGCCAGCACCCCCCGACCGACAACTCCGCCGCCATGGAGGACATGAACGAGTACAGCAACATAGAGGAATTCGCAGAGGGATCCAAGATCAACGCGAGCAAGAATCAGCAGGATGACGG TAAAATGTTTATTGGAGGCTTGAGCTGGGATACAAGCAAGAAAGATCTGACAGAGTATTTGTCTCGATTTGGGGAAGTTGTAGACTGCACGATTAAAACAGATCCAGTGACAGGAAGATCAAGAGGATTTGGATTTGTGCTTTTCAAAGATGCCTCTAGTGTTGATAAG GTTTTGGAACTGAAAGAACACAAACTGGATGGCAAATTGATAGACCCCAAAAGGGCCAAAGCTTTAAAAGGGAAGGAACCCCCCAAAAAGGTTTTTGTGGGTGGATTGAGCCCAGATACttcagaagaacaaattaaagaatattttggAGCCTTTGGAGAG ATTGAAAATATTGAACTTCCCATGGatacaaaaacaaatgaaagaagaggATTTTGTTTTATCACATATACAGACGAAGAGCCAGTAAAGAAATTGTTAGAAAGCAGATATCATCAAATTGGTTCTGGGAAG TGTGAAATCAAAGTTGCACAACCCAAAGAGGTATATAggcagcaacagcaacaacagaaaggaggaagaggtgctgcagCTGGTGGACGAGGTGGTACTAGGGGTCGTGGCCGAG GCCAACAGAGCACTTACGGCAAGGCGTCTCGAGGGGGTGGCAATCACCAAAACAATTACCAGCCATActaa